One Burkholderia cepacia genomic window carries:
- a CDS encoding type II toxin-antitoxin system HipA family toxin, translating to MLEQVDVYYNGWGEHWRWGTLVSTTAITGRPLIVFEYSDEARDRGLELSSYTLPLNGPKLRRNFPPHQLALPGPVYDSLPDGWGMLLMDRLFKRRGLNPARIGPLERLAYIGNHAMGALSFKPVAPEGQAPEEDIPLDRLAAEVREVLQGEGGEFLQTLLRVGGSPQGARPKVLVYRDPRTGAFTTAAMPGFEAWLIKFPAKEEHAEVCAVEMVYAECLRMCGIQTPDTLHFSLPNGLAAFATRRFDRHDGLRVPMQSLAAFTGADYKTAGTLDYVNFLRATQICTNDLREKALAYERAVFNVAFNNRDDHPKNFAYVMSPSGEWKLAPAYDVTFCEGPGGYHQMDVMGEALAIDRQAMLSLADEAEISADVAGGIIDRFCDVASQFAAMTENLFPGEVTQDTLHAIQARIDDNIDLLR from the coding sequence ATGCTCGAGCAGGTTGACGTCTACTACAACGGCTGGGGTGAACATTGGCGCTGGGGCACGCTGGTCTCGACGACGGCCATCACGGGTCGTCCACTGATCGTGTTCGAGTACAGCGACGAGGCGAGAGATAGAGGACTGGAACTGTCGTCCTATACGCTACCTCTGAATGGCCCCAAGTTGCGCAGGAACTTCCCGCCCCATCAGCTGGCACTACCCGGGCCCGTCTATGACTCGCTGCCCGACGGTTGGGGCATGCTGCTGATGGACCGCTTGTTCAAGCGCCGCGGTCTCAACCCTGCGCGTATCGGCCCGCTGGAGAGGCTGGCCTACATCGGCAACCATGCCATGGGAGCCTTGTCGTTCAAGCCGGTGGCACCAGAGGGGCAAGCGCCGGAAGAGGACATCCCCCTTGACCGACTCGCGGCAGAGGTGCGGGAGGTGCTCCAGGGCGAAGGCGGGGAGTTCCTGCAGACATTGCTGCGGGTGGGGGGATCTCCGCAAGGCGCCAGGCCCAAGGTCCTGGTTTATCGTGACCCTCGAACCGGCGCCTTTACTACCGCCGCCATGCCGGGTTTCGAGGCCTGGTTGATCAAGTTCCCGGCCAAAGAAGAACATGCCGAAGTCTGCGCTGTCGAAATGGTCTATGCCGAGTGCTTGCGCATGTGCGGCATACAGACCCCGGACACGCTGCATTTCAGCTTGCCCAACGGGCTCGCGGCCTTTGCCACCCGACGCTTTGATCGACACGACGGTTTGCGCGTGCCCATGCAAAGCCTGGCCGCCTTCACCGGCGCCGACTACAAGACAGCGGGGACCCTGGACTACGTCAACTTCTTGCGCGCGACCCAGATATGCACCAACGATTTGCGGGAGAAAGCGCTTGCATACGAGCGTGCAGTCTTCAATGTCGCGTTCAACAATCGAGACGACCATCCCAAGAATTTCGCCTACGTCATGTCACCATCCGGTGAATGGAAATTGGCGCCGGCCTACGACGTGACGTTCTGCGAGGGACCAGGCGGGTACCACCAGATGGACGTGATGGGCGAAGCGCTGGCGATTGACCGACAGGCGATGCTGAGCCTTGCTGATGAAGCGGAGATCTCGGCCGACGTTGCCGGCGGGATCATCGACAGGTTCTGCGACGTGGCCAGCCAGTTTGCGGCCATGACCGAGAACCTGTTCCCAGGGGAAGTGACGCAAGACACCTTGCACGCCATTCAAGCTCGAATCGACGACAACATCGATCTACTTCGCTGA
- a CDS encoding glutathione S-transferase family protein, which yields MKSAGETTLTVSSRNYSSWSMRGWLLAKLSGLVFETVSVPIDAASRAELLLLSPSILVPCLTHDGNTVWDTLAIAEYLNEIRPQARLLPEDRQARAHCRSICGEMHSGFSALRSALPMNLRAHFPGFRIWSRAQHDIERIVTIWRECLAQYHGPWLFGAEIGIADAMYAPVVTRFLTYDVKLEPDIAEYCMQVLAHPFVAEWIDAAKAEHEDIDELDMEF from the coding sequence ATGAAATCCGCAGGAGAAACGACGCTGACCGTCAGCAGTCGGAACTATTCGTCGTGGTCGATGCGCGGCTGGCTGCTGGCGAAGCTGAGCGGGCTCGTGTTCGAGACGGTCAGCGTGCCGATCGATGCCGCGTCGCGCGCGGAGTTGCTGCTGCTGTCGCCGTCGATTCTCGTGCCGTGCCTGACGCACGACGGCAATACGGTGTGGGACACGCTCGCGATCGCCGAATACCTGAACGAGATTCGGCCGCAGGCGCGGCTGCTGCCTGAAGACCGGCAAGCACGCGCGCATTGCCGGTCGATCTGCGGCGAGATGCATTCCGGTTTCAGCGCGTTGCGATCCGCGTTGCCGATGAACCTGCGCGCGCATTTCCCCGGCTTCCGGATCTGGTCGCGCGCACAGCACGACATCGAGCGGATCGTGACGATCTGGCGCGAATGCCTCGCGCAGTATCACGGGCCCTGGTTGTTCGGCGCGGAGATCGGCATCGCCGACGCGATGTATGCACCGGTCGTCACGCGCTTCCTGACCTACGACGTGAAGCTGGAGCCCGATATCGCGGAATACTGCATGCAGGTGCTCGCGCATCCGTTCGTGGCGGAGTGGATCGATGCGGCGAAGGCGGAGCACGAGGACATCGACGAACTCGACATGGAGTTCTGA
- a CDS encoding cyclic nucleotide-binding domain-containing protein gives MNRQQSWTRTAAPGEVIYSEGFGGEAVIYLIAEGKVELSTRCDEKKVVVATLGRGEFFGESALLAAEPRAHTAKALSFCQLTVVPAGMLDEEIERVSALLRHIVRTMIRRVKRKDDQLATYTHADFMPGVLSYAHVLALMAGGERRGGDDAWTRRPMQTYAEQASVPLAEVIRKCRAIAGHSRPHVLAMLRRMEKLNLVTIEAAQADQLSGGAADYAASADARQVVTFDAARVIDRAQQVADHDLDLSINSELELIELADLESLIGVEKTMLLNKLSNGEIADEVFAFRKSKVLSYVEQKGVAYFTRRNVRRGGELNALEDLAWVDQRTLFDVISAFDTYDLAKLLASADDQAVVDRLFSVMTEARRNEVSWVMRRELKLDPVEIEDIERRVLDAVRALKAPAAVAANLPDQAA, from the coding sequence GTGAATCGTCAACAGTCGTGGACACGCACAGCGGCGCCCGGCGAAGTCATCTATTCGGAAGGTTTCGGGGGAGAGGCGGTCATCTATCTGATCGCGGAGGGCAAGGTCGAACTGTCGACCCGTTGTGACGAGAAGAAGGTCGTCGTCGCGACGCTCGGTCGGGGCGAGTTCTTCGGTGAATCGGCGTTGCTCGCGGCCGAGCCGCGTGCCCATACCGCGAAGGCGCTTTCATTCTGTCAGCTGACGGTCGTGCCGGCCGGCATGCTCGACGAGGAAATCGAGCGTGTGTCGGCGCTGCTGCGTCATATCGTGCGCACGATGATCCGCCGCGTGAAGCGCAAGGACGACCAGCTCGCGACCTATACGCATGCCGACTTCATGCCGGGCGTGCTGTCGTATGCGCATGTGCTGGCGCTGATGGCGGGCGGGGAGCGCCGCGGCGGCGACGACGCGTGGACGCGCCGGCCGATGCAGACGTATGCCGAGCAGGCGTCGGTGCCGCTCGCCGAAGTGATCCGCAAATGCCGCGCGATCGCCGGCCACTCGCGGCCGCACGTGCTCGCGATGCTGCGACGCATGGAGAAGCTCAATCTCGTCACGATCGAAGCGGCGCAGGCGGATCAACTGAGCGGCGGGGCCGCCGATTACGCGGCGTCCGCCGACGCGCGCCAGGTCGTCACGTTCGACGCCGCGCGCGTGATCGATCGCGCGCAACAGGTGGCCGATCACGATCTCGACCTGTCGATCAACAGCGAACTCGAGCTCATCGAGCTCGCCGATCTCGAATCGCTGATCGGCGTCGAGAAGACGATGCTGCTCAACAAGCTGTCGAACGGCGAGATTGCCGACGAGGTGTTCGCGTTCCGCAAATCGAAGGTGCTCAGTTACGTCGAGCAGAAGGGTGTCGCGTACTTTACGCGGCGCAACGTCCGGCGCGGCGGCGAGCTCAACGCGCTGGAAGACCTGGCCTGGGTCGATCAGCGCACGCTGTTCGACGTCATCAGCGCATTCGATACCTACGATCTCGCGAAGCTGCTTGCGAGCGCGGACGATCAGGCGGTCGTCGACCGGCTGTTCTCCGTGATGACCGAGGCGCGGCGCAACGAAGTGTCGTGGGTGATGCGTCGCGAGCTCAAGCTCGATCCGGTCGAGATCGAGGACATCGAGCGGCGCGTGCTGGATGCCGTTCGCGCGCTCAAGGCGCCGGCCGCCGTCGCGGCGAACCTTCCCGATCAGGCGGCGTGA
- a CDS encoding ABC transporter ATP-binding protein has protein sequence MYKLTVDNLHKKFGDNEVLKGVSMKAKAGDVISIIGSSGSGKSTFLRCINFLEQPCSGQITIGSEPIQTTRDRNGSLRVADQKQLQRMRTKLSMVFQHFNLWAHMTVLENVIEAPMAVLGVGKDEAIARARKYLEKVGLAPRVESMYPSHLSGGQQQRVAIARALAMEPEVMLFDEPTSALDPELVGEVLKVMQTLAEEGRTMVVVTHEMGFARNVSNHVIFLHQGKIEEEGNPQEILVNPKSERLGQFLSGRLK, from the coding sequence ATGTACAAGCTTACCGTTGACAACCTGCACAAGAAGTTCGGCGACAACGAGGTGTTGAAGGGCGTGTCGATGAAGGCGAAGGCCGGCGACGTGATCAGCATCATCGGCTCGAGCGGCTCCGGCAAGAGCACGTTCCTGCGCTGCATCAACTTCCTCGAGCAGCCGTGCTCGGGGCAGATCACGATCGGCAGCGAGCCGATCCAGACTACGCGCGACCGCAACGGTTCGCTGCGCGTGGCCGACCAGAAGCAGCTGCAGCGGATGCGCACCAAGCTGTCGATGGTGTTCCAGCACTTCAACCTGTGGGCACACATGACGGTGCTCGAGAACGTGATCGAAGCGCCGATGGCCGTGCTCGGGGTGGGCAAGGACGAAGCGATCGCGCGGGCGCGCAAGTACCTGGAGAAGGTCGGCCTCGCGCCGCGCGTCGAGAGCATGTATCCGTCGCACCTGTCGGGCGGCCAGCAGCAGCGCGTGGCCATTGCACGCGCGCTTGCGATGGAGCCGGAAGTGATGCTGTTCGACGAGCCGACGTCGGCGCTCGATCCGGAACTGGTGGGCGAAGTGCTGAAGGTGATGCAGACGCTCGCCGAGGAAGGGCGCACGATGGTCGTCGTCACGCACGAGATGGGCTTCGCGCGCAACGTGTCGAATCACGTGATCTTCCTGCATCAGGGAAAGATCGAGGAGGAAGGGAATCCGCAGGAGATTCTCGTGAATCCGAAGAGCGAACGGCTCGGGCAGTTCCTGTCGGGGCGGTTGAAGTAG
- a CDS encoding ABC transporter permease gives MIFQGFGPLLWAGTVETVKLAVLSLAASLVLGLVGASAKLSTNRACAAVGTFYTTLIRAVPDLVLMLLLFYGIQILLNDFTDMLGWDQIDIDPFVAGVITLGFIYGAYFTETFRGAFLSVPRGQLEAGFAYGMSGWRVFRRILFPQMMRFALPGIGNNWQVLVKATALVSIIGLADVVKASQDAGKSTLDFFFFTLAAGAIYLAITTVSNVVLHHLEKRYSVGVRRLAL, from the coding sequence ATGATCTTCCAAGGATTTGGCCCGCTGCTGTGGGCCGGCACGGTCGAGACCGTGAAGCTCGCGGTGCTGTCGCTGGCTGCGTCGCTCGTTCTGGGCCTCGTCGGTGCGAGCGCGAAGCTGTCGACGAACCGCGCGTGCGCGGCGGTCGGCACCTTCTACACGACGCTGATCCGCGCGGTACCCGACCTCGTGCTGATGCTGCTGCTGTTCTACGGGATCCAGATCCTGCTGAACGACTTCACCGACATGCTCGGCTGGGACCAGATCGACATCGACCCGTTCGTGGCCGGCGTCATCACGCTCGGCTTCATCTACGGCGCGTACTTCACCGAGACGTTCCGCGGTGCGTTCCTGTCGGTGCCGCGCGGCCAGCTCGAAGCGGGCTTCGCGTACGGGATGAGCGGCTGGCGCGTGTTCCGCCGCATCCTGTTCCCGCAGATGATGCGCTTCGCGCTGCCCGGTATCGGCAACAACTGGCAGGTGCTCGTGAAGGCCACCGCGCTCGTGTCGATCATCGGCCTCGCCGACGTCGTCAAGGCGTCGCAGGACGCGGGCAAGAGCACGCTCGATTTCTTCTTCTTCACGCTTGCGGCAGGCGCGATCTACCTCGCGATCACGACGGTGTCCAACGTCGTGCTGCATCACCTCGAGAAGCGTTATTCCGTCGGCGTCCGGAGGCTTGCACTGTGA
- a CDS encoding ABC transporter permease: MIELVSQYWQSYLYTDGYRFSGLAITLWLLVVSIALGFALAVPLAIARASSNRWISGPVWLYTYVFRGTPLYVQLLMCYTGIYSLQVVHNHVLLDTFFRNAMNCTLLAFVLNECAYATEIFAGAIKATSAGEIEAGMAYGMSRFKLYTRIILPSALRRSLPSYSNEVILMLHATTLAFTATVPDILKVTRDVNSATYMSFQAYGIAAVLYAVVVFTLIWAFRKLETRWLAYLSPRGH; encoded by the coding sequence GTGATCGAACTCGTCAGCCAGTACTGGCAAAGCTATCTCTACACCGACGGCTACCGCTTCAGCGGCCTCGCGATCACGCTGTGGCTGCTGGTCGTGTCGATCGCGCTGGGCTTCGCGCTCGCCGTGCCGCTCGCGATCGCGCGTGCATCGTCGAACCGCTGGATCTCGGGCCCGGTGTGGCTCTATACGTACGTGTTCCGCGGCACGCCGCTCTACGTGCAGCTGCTGATGTGCTACACGGGCATCTACAGCCTGCAGGTCGTGCACAACCACGTGCTGCTCGACACGTTCTTCCGCAACGCGATGAACTGCACGCTGCTCGCGTTCGTGCTGAACGAATGCGCGTATGCGACGGAGATCTTCGCGGGCGCGATCAAGGCGACGTCGGCCGGCGAGATCGAGGCCGGCATGGCCTACGGGATGTCGCGCTTCAAGCTCTACACGCGGATCATCCTGCCGTCCGCGCTGCGCCGTTCGCTGCCGAGCTACAGCAACGAAGTGATCCTGATGCTGCACGCGACGACGCTCGCGTTCACCGCGACCGTGCCCGACATCCTGAAGGTCACGCGCGACGTCAATTCGGCGACGTACATGTCGTTCCAGGCCTACGGCATCGCGGCCGTGCTGTACGCCGTCGTCGTGTTCACGCTCATCTGGGCGTTCCGCAAGCTCGAGACGCGCTGGCTCGCGTACCTCTCGCCGCGCGGCCATTAA
- a CDS encoding OmpA/MotB family protein yields MYTQSGSKRLAADAADHDADGEGAQSGRWLISYADLITTLMVLFLALYVLQLAKTNALDARFQALAQQAAGKTNAPAHADAAQAWSALLKSLKEQGQVTVVNAAHGVEIGIDAKILFNVGDARLLPDASGVLARIASVLKTHPATSILVEGHTDSVPIANAKYESNWELSSARAGAVVRYLVERGVEPHRLAAIGRADNLPLVAGGDAAARAMNRRVTILVQY; encoded by the coding sequence ATGTACACGCAATCCGGCAGCAAGCGCCTCGCGGCCGACGCCGCCGATCACGACGCGGACGGCGAAGGCGCGCAGTCCGGCCGCTGGCTGATTTCGTACGCGGATCTCATCACGACGCTGATGGTGCTGTTTCTCGCGTTGTACGTGCTCCAGCTCGCGAAAACCAACGCGCTCGACGCGCGGTTTCAGGCGCTGGCGCAGCAGGCGGCCGGGAAGACGAATGCGCCGGCGCACGCCGATGCCGCGCAGGCGTGGTCCGCGCTGCTGAAGTCGCTGAAGGAGCAGGGGCAGGTGACCGTCGTGAATGCCGCGCACGGCGTTGAAATCGGCATCGACGCGAAGATCCTGTTCAACGTCGGCGATGCGCGGCTGCTGCCGGATGCGTCCGGCGTGCTGGCGCGCATCGCGAGCGTGCTGAAGACCCATCCGGCGACCAGCATCCTCGTCGAAGGGCATACCGACAGCGTGCCGATCGCGAACGCGAAATACGAATCGAACTGGGAGCTGTCGTCGGCGCGTGCGGGGGCCGTCGTGCGGTATCTGGTCGAGCGGGGCGTCGAACCGCATCGGCTCGCCGCGATCGGCCGCGCGGACAACCTGCCGCTGGTGGCCGGGGGCGATGCGGCGGCGCGGGCGATGAATCGGCGGGTGACGATACTGGTGCAGTATTGA
- a CDS encoding lytic transglycosylase domain-containing protein, with the protein MSASVLFIAPARADDAASADACFERAAGYQGVNPQILRAIAWYESKGNPGAVHRNADGSIDVGQTQINSVHFGELRRYGVPPGALKDACVNVYVAAWMLKRKMVRYGNTWQAIGAYHSETPHLRDEYARNIHAVLVSWGLHE; encoded by the coding sequence ATGTCGGCGAGCGTGCTCTTCATCGCGCCGGCGCGCGCGGACGATGCCGCGTCGGCCGACGCATGCTTCGAGCGCGCGGCCGGCTACCAGGGCGTCAACCCGCAGATCCTGCGCGCGATTGCGTGGTACGAATCGAAGGGCAACCCGGGCGCGGTGCATCGCAACGCGGATGGCAGCATCGACGTCGGCCAGACCCAGATCAACTCGGTGCACTTCGGCGAGCTGCGCCGCTACGGCGTGCCGCCGGGCGCGCTGAAGGACGCGTGCGTGAACGTCTACGTCGCGGCGTGGATGCTGAAGCGCAAGATGGTCCGCTACGGGAACACATGGCAGGCGATCGGCGCGTATCACTCGGAAACGCCGCACTTGCGTGACGAATACGCGCGAAACATCCACGCGGTGCTCGTGTCCTGGGGATTGCACGAGTGA
- a CDS encoding flagellar motor protein produces MDLLTLAGVVLGGAAIVFGFALEGGHFTMLFQFEALVIVLGGTLGAVMIQNTWARFFDAVKQLRLAFVRARQVDRQSLTDLLEWGDRAKLDGLLAFESMDVSGIHPFARRGLELLANGVSTAVLEDALQRELDAYERSRLAAARVWQQAGGYAPTFGILGSVLGLVQVTSRILEPAQLGPGIAVAFIATLYGLALANLVFLPLYGKLRAQIDSELRFRKLYLDGFLAISRKESPHTIETRLTGDVRGRAAESLA; encoded by the coding sequence ATGGATCTGTTGACCCTGGCCGGTGTGGTGCTTGGCGGCGCGGCGATCGTGTTCGGCTTCGCACTCGAAGGCGGGCATTTCACGATGCTGTTCCAGTTCGAGGCGCTCGTCATCGTGCTCGGCGGCACGCTCGGCGCGGTGATGATCCAGAACACCTGGGCGCGCTTCTTCGACGCGGTGAAACAGTTGCGGCTCGCGTTCGTGCGGGCGCGGCAGGTCGATCGGCAGAGCCTGACGGATCTGCTGGAGTGGGGCGACCGCGCGAAGCTCGACGGGCTGCTCGCGTTCGAATCGATGGACGTGAGCGGCATTCATCCGTTCGCGCGCCGCGGGCTCGAACTGCTGGCGAACGGCGTGTCGACCGCCGTGCTCGAGGACGCGTTGCAGCGCGAACTCGATGCGTACGAACGCAGCCGCCTGGCCGCCGCGCGCGTGTGGCAGCAGGCGGGCGGGTATGCGCCGACGTTCGGCATCCTCGGGTCGGTGCTCGGGCTCGTGCAGGTGACGAGCCGCATTCTCGAACCGGCGCAACTCGGGCCGGGCATCGCGGTCGCGTTCATCGCGACGCTGTACGGGCTGGCGCTGGCGAACCTCGTGTTCCTGCCGCTCTACGGCAAGCTGCGCGCGCAGATCGACAGCGAGCTGCGGTTTCGCAAGCTGTATCTCGACGGTTTCCTGGCGATATCGCGCAAGGAATCGCCGCATACGATCGAAACGCGCCTGACCGGCGACGTGCGCGGGCGCGCGGCGGAATCGCTTGCGTGA
- a CDS encoding helix-turn-helix transcriptional regulator translates to MDLSLSKPSEIVKRLCERLRTERLALQMTQADVAGRAGIGINTVSNLEAGRNVGFENVVRVAMVLGRSKELEGLFLPRLDSLEDVRRYENSARRQRAKRKSSHARAG, encoded by the coding sequence TTGGATTTAAGCCTGAGCAAGCCGAGTGAGATCGTCAAGCGGCTTTGCGAACGCCTGCGCACGGAGCGCTTGGCCCTGCAGATGACGCAAGCCGACGTGGCCGGACGCGCCGGCATCGGAATCAATACGGTGTCCAACCTGGAGGCTGGACGCAATGTGGGTTTCGAGAACGTGGTCCGCGTGGCCATGGTGCTTGGGCGGAGCAAGGAACTCGAAGGGTTGTTCTTGCCCAGGCTGGACAGTCTGGAAGACGTTCGCCGCTACGAAAACAGCGCCAGGCGCCAACGTGCCAAGAGGAAGTCCAGTCATGCTCGAGCAGGTTGA
- a CDS encoding ABC transporter substrate-binding protein gives MKKLALSIALACIAVGAHARDWSTIRFGVDASYPPFESKDASGKVVGFDVDLGNEICARLKAKCVWIENDFDGMIPALKAKKFDGVLSSMSMTPARAEQIAFSDKLFNTPTRLVAKKGANLQPTAESLKGKSVGVEQGTIQETYAKTYWAPKGVQVVPYQNQDGVYQDLMSGRLDAALQDAVQADIGFLKTPRGASFDFAGKDIDDPKTLGNGAGIGLRKDDADLKAKIDHAIADIIKDGTYKKLEKKYFAFDVYGG, from the coding sequence ATGAAGAAACTCGCGCTCAGTATTGCCCTTGCCTGCATCGCGGTCGGTGCCCACGCCAGGGATTGGTCGACGATCCGGTTCGGCGTCGACGCCAGCTATCCGCCGTTCGAATCGAAGGACGCGAGCGGCAAGGTCGTCGGCTTCGACGTCGATCTCGGCAACGAGATCTGCGCCCGCCTGAAGGCGAAGTGCGTGTGGATCGAGAACGACTTCGACGGGATGATTCCCGCGCTGAAGGCGAAGAAGTTCGACGGCGTGCTGTCGTCGATGTCGATGACGCCGGCGCGTGCCGAGCAGATCGCGTTCTCCGACAAGCTGTTCAACACGCCGACGCGCCTCGTCGCGAAGAAGGGCGCGAACCTGCAGCCGACGGCCGAATCGCTGAAGGGCAAGTCGGTCGGCGTCGAGCAGGGCACGATCCAGGAAACCTACGCGAAGACGTACTGGGCGCCGAAGGGCGTGCAGGTCGTGCCTTACCAGAACCAGGACGGCGTGTACCAGGACCTGATGTCGGGCCGCCTCGACGCGGCGCTGCAGGACGCGGTGCAGGCCGACATCGGCTTCCTGAAGACGCCGCGCGGCGCGAGCTTCGACTTCGCCGGCAAGGACATCGACGATCCGAAGACGCTCGGCAACGGCGCCGGCATCGGGCTGCGCAAGGACGACGCCGACCTGAAGGCGAAGATCGACCACGCGATCGCCGACATCATCAAGGACGGCACGTACAAGAAGCTCGAGAAGAAGTACTTCGCATTCGACGTCTACGGCGGCTGA
- a CDS encoding DUF2784 domain-containing protein — MIWLANAVLVLHAMLVLFIVGGLVAIWVGAEFKRAWVRNRTFRIAHLAAIGIVAALAALDVRCPLTVVEDWLRTGQAGQQGFLQRWVSALIYYDLPGWMFALAYVAFLVVVVITWRRIPPRS, encoded by the coding sequence ATGATCTGGCTGGCCAATGCGGTTCTGGTGTTGCACGCGATGCTCGTGCTGTTCATCGTCGGCGGGCTGGTCGCGATCTGGGTGGGCGCCGAGTTCAAGCGCGCGTGGGTGCGCAACCGCACGTTCCGGATCGCGCATCTCGCGGCCATCGGCATCGTCGCGGCACTGGCGGCGCTCGATGTGCGCTGCCCGCTCACCGTCGTCGAGGACTGGCTGCGCACCGGGCAGGCCGGCCAGCAGGGCTTCCTGCAGCGCTGGGTAAGCGCGCTGATTTATTACGACCTGCCGGGCTGGATGTTCGCGCTCGCCTATGTCGCGTTTCTGGTGGTCGTCGTGATCACCTGGCGGCGCATTCCGCCGCGGTCGTAA
- a CDS encoding polyhydroxyalkanoate depolymerase: MNLLAYPCYQWFAECTRPARAWAACMRVSMSMWPLSTSTSSGRMLDALCELLECCAFSHRRPPFGIDAVDVDGATVPIVEHAAAGTPFGTLLHFRKALPVARQPRVLIVAPMSGHFATLLRGTVRTMLADHDVYITDWHNPRDIPLTAGRFGFDEYVAHVVDFIRQIGPDAHVLAICQPTVAALAAVALMAAGGDPAQPASLTLMAGPIDCRVNPTKVNALATSRPIEWFARNLISVVPAGFVGAQRCVYPGFVQVGAFMSMNPDRHAASFADLYYERAKGDPAKADTLRHFYDEYFATADLTAEFYLETVEKVFQQYALARGELTVGERLVEPAAIHRTALLTIEGEKDDICAVGQTVAAQELCSGLPPYLKTHHVQTGAGHYGVFNGSRWETQIYPIVRATIHDNEPYDRTAGETDAATGTRYVTLHALLAALMAGDYRATGELSPN; this comes from the coding sequence ATGAACTTGCTTGCCTACCCTTGCTATCAGTGGTTCGCCGAATGCACGCGGCCCGCGCGCGCCTGGGCCGCGTGCATGCGCGTTTCGATGTCGATGTGGCCCCTGTCGACATCGACATCGTCCGGCCGCATGCTCGACGCGCTGTGCGAACTGCTCGAATGCTGCGCGTTCTCCCACCGGCGTCCGCCGTTCGGCATCGACGCGGTGGACGTCGACGGCGCAACGGTGCCGATCGTGGAGCACGCGGCGGCCGGCACGCCGTTCGGCACGCTGCTGCATTTCCGCAAGGCGCTGCCGGTCGCGCGCCAGCCGCGCGTGCTGATCGTCGCGCCGATGTCGGGGCATTTCGCGACGCTGTTGCGCGGCACCGTGCGTACGATGCTGGCCGATCACGACGTGTACATCACCGACTGGCACAACCCGCGTGACATCCCGCTGACGGCCGGACGGTTCGGCTTCGACGAATACGTCGCACACGTGGTCGACTTCATCCGCCAGATCGGCCCGGACGCCCACGTGCTCGCGATCTGCCAGCCGACCGTCGCCGCGCTCGCGGCGGTCGCGCTGATGGCCGCCGGCGGCGATCCGGCACAGCCCGCGAGCCTGACGCTGATGGCCGGGCCGATCGACTGCCGCGTGAACCCGACCAAGGTCAACGCGCTCGCGACGAGCCGGCCGATCGAATGGTTCGCGCGGAACCTGATCAGCGTCGTGCCGGCGGGCTTCGTCGGCGCGCAGCGATGCGTGTATCCGGGCTTCGTGCAGGTCGGCGCGTTCATGTCGATGAATCCCGATCGCCACGCGGCATCGTTTGCCGACCTGTATTACGAGCGCGCGAAAGGCGACCCGGCGAAAGCCGACACGCTGCGGCACTTCTACGACGAATACTTCGCCACCGCCGATCTCACCGCGGAGTTCTATCTGGAAACGGTCGAGAAGGTGTTCCAGCAATACGCGCTCGCGCGCGGCGAGTTGACGGTCGGCGAGCGGCTCGTCGAGCCGGCGGCGATTCATCGCACCGCGCTGCTGACGATCGAAGGCGAGAAGGACGATATCTGCGCGGTCGGCCAGACGGTCGCCGCGCAGGAGCTGTGTTCGGGGTTGCCGCCGTACCTGAAGACGCACCACGTGCAGACCGGGGCGGGCCACTACGGCGTGTTCAACGGCAGCCGCTGGGAAACGCAGATCTATCCGATCGTGCGCGCGACGATCCATGACAACGAGCCCTACGATCGCACCGCGGGCGAGACGGACGCGGCCACGGGCACACGCTATGTGACGCTGCACGCGCTGCTCGCGGCGCTGATGGCGGGTGACTATCGGGCGACGGGAGAATTGTCGCCGAACTGA